TGCGGAGGAAtggtgaaaattttgaaatgcAAGAGTGAAGTGGTTTGGGGGTAAAAAggattgctatatatagagagaaGGTAGAAGATGAAAAGGTGTGTCAAAAAGGTGTGGTTAAAAATACTTGAGGCAAACTGTGAGCATGCTTGTGGTTTGTGTGAATCCACGCGTTCATTCAGGCCACACATTTGAATTTGTTGAGGCGGTGAACCGGCGCGTCATTAAGAGGTGACGTTTGGAAAAAGTAACGCTTGAGCAGAGAGGGGTGTCAGTTGGCAGGTAAACGTCATTTCGAAGAAGAAGAGTCGTTTCAGAGAAAAGTTATCCCATGAGTGGATTTTAAATGCACATTTCAATTAATGCGAATAGCATAGCTTAGGTAGGTTTTTTACATTACAAGTTCCAAGATATCTGTAGTATATTTGTGATGATTATTGCAGGTACAAAAATCCGGAAGGGGATTGATATGGTGCATAGTGATTGAGGTGATGGGCAAAGCGTCACTTAGACATCACGTGTCACGCAGAAAGAATTATTTTATAATGATTAGCCTAGTATATTTTTACTTCGTTGATTAGCCTTATTTCATTGAAGCCTGCGTGCTCACAAATTGGTTCACATTGTACACGGGCGTACCAAAAGTTGTAAGCCTCAATAAGACACTTTCGTTTTAGTTCTAAAACATCAGTGTCTTGTGGGCCTGTGGACTGATATGGGCGGACCGAATGGGCTAATCAATATCATGTAActaatgggccgggcaacccatggtccagccggaccaaaacccaagctataaataaaagaggaccgcccaagcggtggggacctatcatttcacgcatttttatTCACTTTGTTACTTTCGTTTGCTCTCTAAACTGGTTAGCCTTTAGTCtgtggttccataccggaacaggTTGAATTAGCCCCAGGTGTGTAAATcaatgttttgttttgtttaatttttcattgaaaTCAGAAATCCACTATCTTTCTCAACATGAACATCATCAATTGTTTCTTATAATTTCTTGTTGTCGGAATGTCTAGTTTTATATGGTACCTACAATCTTGTGTACATTGATTAATACTAACAACGTTTTACATGTTTACAATGCACCAACCCCTGGTATGTAAATCatgcttttattttatttaacttttCATTGAGATTAGAAaatctactattttttttttgccaaCATGCACATGATGAACTGTTTCTTTTCTCGCTATTGGAATGGCTAGTTCTTGTGCttataattttgaaattatgttttatgttctttttttatttattaaatataataagtgtAAGCCTCTAAGAATTCTCACTTTCTTGATCACTAATTATGGTGCGATTAGGGTCAAAATCTAAAATGATTTCTAATTGCATTCAATAAGTTGTTTAGAATCAGTACCAAAAAAATAAGTTGTTTAGTTTTTGGTGATTTATGGATTTTTGTTTGTGTGACATTGCAGCTGATGCTCCTGGGCCAGATAGTTCAGAAATTTCAGTTCCAAGTCCAGCTCCATTAAGCCCAAGTCCTAAACAACCACCATCAGTGTCCAGCCCAAATTCAGGACCATCACCAAGTCCAGCTTCAGAGAGTCCAAGTCCAGCTCCAGAAAGCCCAAGCCCAAACCAATTACTGCTCAGCCCAAAGTCAGGACCCGCGCCAAGTCGAACTCCAGAAACCCCAAGTCCTAAGCAATCAGGGCCGAGCCCAAGCCCAGTACCAGCGCCAAGTCCAGATTCAGAAAGCCCAAGTCCAGCTCCAGAAAGCCCAAGTCCTATGCCTTCTTCTTCAAGGCCCAGCCCAAAGTCAGGACCAGCACCAAGTCCAGCTCCAGGAAGCCCAAGTCCTAAACAATCCCCTTCAGTGCCAAGCCCAAAGACAGGACCACCACCAAGTCCAAAACCAACCCCATCTTCAGCATCCCCAGCAGCTGCCTACCTCCATTCAATTTTAGCCATTCTATTTCTACCCATTATTGGCTATTTCTTTTTTTGATTTTAGATCAGTTAATGGTTTATTTTAGTTGTTTAATTATGGCGTGCTTAGTTaggttttgtttattttttattctcgTTTAAGTGAGTTGACCTTCTTCtattgtgaatttttttatttttatatttttgggTTACATATTTGATAagtttgttattttaaaaaggACTTAACCCTATTGATATATCTGCTCTACAAAAGTGTTACTTTTGGCGtgtttttttattcatatcatCTATTAAACTCTTCGTAACCGAtgaaattcaataaaatccaaaaattaataaaaaaaaatacaatctaactaaaaaccaaaaaacaatctaactgaaaaccaaaaaaactgaaatttttttattggattGGATTAAAATCTCAAATTTGATTTTCAATACCAATTCAATCTAATCCAAACCAAACATTTACaaacatatataattttatttatacatatatcattcaTACATActactaatatttttttaacactCTCTCATGCCAATACATTTAAAGTGGAGGgttacttttcaaaaaaaaaaagtggaggGTTGAAAAGAATGCCACTCCTCTTATGCAAATACCAATAtggttgtaacaaaaaaaaaaatcaatatggtTTGGCTTGGAAACAGCAAAATTAGACCCGATTCATGATCTATATTTTCTTGTGCTTCAATTTctgcttcttttccttttcttttcttttcaactcTTCCCTCCGTTTCCTTTCCTTTTCTTGTTTTCTCATCATCTCCTCCTCTGCTTGTTTCTTCATTTGCTTCTCCtctctctttttcctttctttctctttgGCCTTCCTCTCCTCTTCTTTTCTCTCCTTCTCCTTGAGTTTCgctttcttctttctctccttcTCTTTTAACTCTTCTCTGGTAAGTTCCCTGCTGACTCTGAAGCACATATTGGCGCATCAATATCTATCACACTAATGGTTTCTCAAAATGAGCCGTGCGTTTGTAACTATATATATGCGAATGATGTATTTGTGTGAGTACTAAATACAATATTTTGTGTTGCCGATTGTAGTTGCCTCTTTTGCTAGTAGCTACTCTACGTTCAATTTGGATTTTCTATTGTCTCCTTTATGCATAGCCGTCCATTGGCCTGCAGGGTGGCACATTCATTGTTCTGTATATGAAATGCGATGGTCACTTTGTAATTGTGCAACAAGGAGTCCTAAACACTTTGATGTGTAGAAAGTGTAGGGGGAAAACTCGACAGGGCAAAAGTAACACTTTCGTAGAGCAGACACATAAACTTAATGTTTTAaagttttgattaaaaatgtagTGTCGAGTTATCTTAATTGTATTCGGGGACACTACATTTTTAATACAATTAAGATAACTCGACActacatttttaatcaaaatttggcttaatccagtttttggtccctaacctttgtcataaatatggctttagtccctcgctaaaggtggggattggtccccagtttttggcaaaatgattgggtttggtccctccggccgtttgggtcaacgccggagctccgactGCTGATCTGGCGTTGCCACGTCAATTAGTGAGCTTcagtggaatttttttttccattaaaattctaaaaatttataattaaatccttcatttaattaaaaaaaaaaccattcttCATTTTCTGGATCTTCATCCACATAACATCCTTCATCCACACAtctttcatcatcatctttcatcatcatcaacccaCCCTACCACTCCCTTCTTCTTCGTCTTCTTCTTGTCCTCTCTCCACCGCACCACCACCAGTCAAGCAGACAAAGGGATAGGGCAGAAAAAGAGATGGTAGAACAGAGTGTATGGGATCGAGAGGAAGAGAGCGGCGAGCTCGCAATTCTGGGTTCATGGAGCGGCGACTCGCGGCGATGGGCGGTGGTTCTGGGTCGGAGATGGGTTTGGTTCTTGTTTGGTTGTTTCCCTCTCCTTCACGGTATAGATCTGGGTTTCACGTTGTAGATCTGCTTCCGCACTGTTAATAGCCACCGCGACCTACCTCCACCAAGCCATCATTGAAGTAATCGCGAATTCCCTATCTCTTCTTCCCCAAGCAGCGAAACTATGCGGGTTGGGTTGGAGTTGTGGTTTCAGATGGGTAATGGGGTTAaagattgagtttttttttttcattgttctgtgtttttctcttcttctggtTGTGGTTTTGGGTTTGGATATTGTGGATTTTTGTTCTTGGTaatggaggaggaagaaggaggaaaggtttttttctgggtttttctATGATGATTTTCTGGGTTTCTATTCACCTTCATTTCCCTTTTTTATGTGGCCAATGGTTTGCATAAAAACCTGCCCACTCCAATTTCAAAAAATGATGTCAATAAACAATATGGAACCCATCATGATCAAAAGGCAGCAGCTACAGTTAATGGTAGTAAGGCATGGAGTCGAAAGCCTAAATCTGAAATTGACAGGGTGGTTTTAAAAATCAAAGTAGAGAAAGAACCAAACCTAGTTAAGAATCATGTAGTTTTGATAGGACCTGTATCAGTTAATCTTGGTAATTGCAGAAAATCAGAGGGTAATTGCATAAAATCATGTAGTGCTTGTTTTTTGTTTAGTGTtaattgatttttgttttattttaattaaatgaatgaTTTAATTAGGTGAAGGATTAATTAGGAAGAAGGGGATTTAAgggttttaattatatttttttagaatttaaatgaaaaagaaaagccacATAAGctctcattaaatgacgtggcaatgccacatgagcttcccggagctccgacgttgacccaaatggccggagggaccaaacccaatcattttgccaaaaactggggaccaatcctcacctttactccggcgagggactaaagccatatttatgacaaaggttagggaccaaaaactggattaagcctcaaaattttaaaacattaagTTTATGTGTCACATATCTTACATTGTAATCATATCATTCTTAACCATTATAACTTATAAGACTCTATCTCAATATCTCACACTTCAATTCTCAACGACATTCTCCCTCTCATATATGAATACTCATCACGCTTGAATTTTTATTATTGGTTAAGAATGAATGATATGCGAAGACAATATATTAGATATGACTCATAaagctaacttttttttttgttaattttgtcCCCTCCAATCATTTATGTTAAGCTTCGCCTTCAGTTGGGTAGACAAAAGAAGTCTAAACTAGGAGAATCTGTATTAAACACACCAAGTTGTCCCAAGACTAAGATTGTAAGAATCATTGGTCCCAAAGGCAAACCTTACTTTATGGTTTTTTTGTAAGCATATTCTGATCTGTGGTGGTGAGTGAACTCGAACTCATCCAAACATCATTAATGAAGAATATGATATAAGAAATGATAAGATGTTAGTATCTTATTTTGTGTGCGCAACAAGCAATGGAATGTGACTATGTAGCATATCGTGTCTCCAACTTGAACTTTACTAATGATGAATATGATATGAGAAATGATAAGATTTTGTTATCTTATTTTGTGTCCCAACAAGCAATGAAATGTGAAGGCGTAGCTTGTCATGCCTCCTGCAcataaataattaacaaaaatattaatgcaAGGGTTATCTTGCACACTTTATAAAATTTAAGGAGttaaatacaaattttttaaaatcaaccACATGACTTAAACGTTAGGGGGggctaattttcatttttcgttATATATAAAGATAAAGATGCCatcacaattttccaaaaagCAAGAGAATATCTAGTGGAGAAAAGGAGAGTAtaataatgaaaataataaataataaaatctaaAAGGCACTTTAAGCCAAATTCTAAGTGTGTGCGTGTGCTGGTACGGTTATGTGGAGAACCTGCACCATGAATCATATGCTTTTTGAATTTGCTGTTGTTATACTTTTCAGCTATGAATCTTTGCTTGTGATCTATGAAGTCTGGTTGAATGAATGTGGCGTGGTTTGCGACTCTGTTCAGAGTGAAAATTAACAAAACCCCATTGCAATCACAACATGGAATAAATGGGCGTATGGGACCAGAATGAGAAAAGTGTTTTTCAGATAAAACATGATAAAGACAGCATGGTATAGATGATAAAAGTAAACTATTTTACAAATATTGTACCATgatacaaaaattaaaatattcatATTCTTTGCAACAGATTTATGCCCAGTTATTAGTGCATGGTTGGTTTGAGAATTGCATATTCAATAATTGTGTAATTTAGAAGCTTGGGATGATAATTTCTCTCTTTTCATACTTGATTTTGGACTTTCATATGCTTAACCAAATGTGAagttagtaataataataacatctCACATCAAGACAGATGAGTTAGACTATGTGGATATTGGACAAAGGAGTGTGCTTATTGGAGTGCACATAAGCGCACCTTTATATGCTTCTTTTTATTTCTCCTGTGGTATAAGATAAGGAAATCAAAGACCCCATTACATTATAACTAGGAGAAAGGGCCGATATTTCTACCAACTTTCTGTAGTGAGTGACCACTGACCACCTCATAATTCTTCACTAGCTAACTCAGCTGAAAGCTACAAGTACAAACAAGTGCTCTCTACCCTTAGCTTTAATATTTCTTTATCTCATTTCCCTTAATTTCCTAAGGCAAAAATCACATTAATATCTTTTCAAGGGTCCTCAGCAAGCTTTGGAGAACAGTATGCAACAGCCTCTGCAACAGTGAGGAAGATCTTGTCCTCACCAAGCAAGTTTGCAAAGTTTGATGTGTGGAGCTTGCCTATCACTAGTGGTCCAGGATTTGCCAGAACGAGCTGATCAGAGAGGAATATAAACATTTTGGTAAGATTAATTGTCACATGATCATGTTTTGGAATTGTTTTAGAATAGAGATTAGTTTGATTGTTACCTGAACCTCTCTCTTCTGAAGACTTCTGAATAACTCTTCCAGGGCATGAATGCCACTGGTGTCTATATCCGTAACGGCTGCATTAATAAACACATATTTGAGGTTAAGAACAGCTCAGAATTATGTGCTTAACTGACGACAAAGGAAAAATATTTGTAGACAACCCAATTGTGGGATTTGGATTCACGTAAGGAAAATCCTAAATTCACGCAGTCAAGGAAGTTGAGTTTTTTTCGATCGAGACCAGATGACTGAAATTTTGTTTGAGCTAATCTATATGATCTTAGTGAAACATATGAGTCATCTGATCTTGAAGCTTACATTACTTGAATGCGTGAATTTAGGATTAAGCTAACAGTAGGAAACCAAAAtcgggggtttagggtttaaaagTCAGGATTGGAAAAAGTAGATACTCACGTGACATCTCAACAATTAAAAATTGGATTCTTGTTTGGTAATCTCCTTTCACATGCTCTTCCTCATCCATCAGCCATCTTAATATCCTGCAAGAGAATAATAGTTCTCAGGCAATTAGACATCAGTAATTGGTTTTAAAATTACCAGAAATGAAAAGGTTCCGAATTTATCATTTGAGAATACTTATGTACATGAAAAGGGTGAAAAACTAGTTTTTTCCTGCAGAATAAGTTGGAATACAATTCCAAAACTTGTTTTAACCATCCATTTGGTTCACCCTACATCATTTTGTCTTTGATCATGTGTCTTTCTTGTTTACAATGCAAAACTAAACTTCCCTTTTTACAATCAGATATAATTCTTAATGGTATGCTTATGCTGCTTTAGAATCTCACCTATAAACAGATTTGGTTGTTTCCTTTCAGTTCAATCTAGAATTTCAGATAATAGTTCCAATTTTTATGTGTAAAACAAAAGGAGGAATAATTTTTTACCTTTCTCTAACATAATTTGAGTTGGAAAAATATATTGCAGAATCAACCCTTATAATTAGTACACCAGGAACGCTCGTGGCCTCTGGGTATTGTTGGATGTTTCTATATACAGTTGTCCTAGGAATCTTCCCCAGAATAGCAGTTCGCGGCCTTGTTACCTGTAATAGGATCTTTGCGAAGGATATAGAGACCTACCACAAAGTGTAACAATAACTTGTTAGTTAAGTTGTCCTCGCTTAACCCACTtctaaccaatgtgagacttcatAACTCAAAACACAAATTtccgaaaaaaaaaacctaaaaaccACCAATTATATAAAGATAACTAGTTTTAAACTTTTAATACTTACAGCAATCAGAAGCCCTATCTCAACCGAGGCGAAAACAACCCCGAAAAATGCTCCCACGCAAGCGACGAAGTCAAATTTATCGACCTTCCATATCAAAATTGCTGCCTTGTAGTCCACAAGGTTTATGACAGCAGAAATGATAATTGAAGCAAGAATGGCATTTGGAGTGTATTTGAAAAGAGGTGTGATGAATAGCAGGGTTAAGAACACAACAAAGGACATGACAATATTAGACACTGCAGTTTGGCAGCCGGACATGTAATTCACAGCTGATCGAGAGAAAGAACCTGAGTATAGCAAAAGGAAGATCAGAGGCTGTAAAATATTAGTTCATAACCCAGTTTACATGCATTCCCTTGATTAAATATGAAGCAAGCTACTGTAATATGATTAAGGTGAACTAAATTTCACACCTCCATTTTCACCCCCTTCAACTTTGGTTTAAACTAAATATTAGCCTTTGAATTTACTTTAACATCAAGTATTACTTATAATGCACATTCCTTGTCATGGTTTAATAATTAAGTGGACTCTCAAATTCGTCCCTGAAAGATATACAGCATCGGACAAGTTAGTCTCTGAAAAAGGAAATAACTTCAAAAGTCCTTGAATGTGTCAATTGTCGGTCAAGTTGGTCCCTCCATCACTTTAAAAGTCCCTGAACGGTAGTGGATCAAGCGTGATGAAGGGACAACTTGACCGACATTTGACACAATCAGGGACCCTGCGCTATATCTTTCAGAGACGAATTTGAGGGTTCACTCTTAATACTTGCTCAACCTACCCCTTAAAGTTGTTGTTTAGTCTTTTACATGTTACCCTCCTAAAGAAAATTTTGCGGGTAAGCAGAGAAAATGTTAAACTGATGTTAAAGTTAAATCAAAGGTAAAATATTTCAACTTAAACCAAAGTTGAAGGGGGTTAAGTGATTGAAGAGAAAACAAGTTGAGGAGGTTGTTTGAGAAAGGTTGAAATTTAATAAATTCAGCTAAATAGATATAAAAGTAACTTCCCTTCTTGTTCATTCAGATCTATTAACTGCTCAGAGTTTCCCCTCTTTTTAGTATTGTTTCTACAACCTAAAGAAAATGCTTTAACTTATATTTCATCACAGATATAACCATCTATTACATCTTTCTAACAGTTGCAGCTGATGACAAAAGAAAGCAAGGTTCATATAACATCTCTTCGAGCTTACCGGTCGCTACATAACAAGAAGTCATTGAACCAACAACATTCATAGCTCCTAACGCAACCATTTCTTTGTTTCCATCCAGTTGATAGTCCTTCATAGAAGCAAACGTTCTTCCAATTGCTGTGGCTTCCTGATAAACAAAATGTAACAGTTTATAACAATTAAAAAACACAAATGGTAAACTTCTCCATATGAAGATAATTTTGTCAAAGTTTGCTTACAGTCAATGCGATCATGCCAGCCACGATGCCAATTCTAACACCTTTCCCGAGGTAAACACCGCTCCAAAAAATTTCCTTCACTGATGAAGGGTTGAGCCCTTTCTCTATGTGTTTTACCTTCACGTATCAATAGACAAAGCTTTACTATATTGCTACAATTAGTAATATTTAGCAAATCTTAAATAGACTTTCAACAGAAATCCATGTCTCCTAATGGATTGGGATGAAAGTGTTTTTAGGTGAATGGaacagaaatccaaacacaatCGTCTACAATGTTCAGGATGAAAATGCCAATATTTATACTTACAATCGCAACACCGTGCTTGTCCGCATGAGTTATGTATACAAAAAATGTGGAGAGTACGACAGATATCAATGGGGCAATAGCTGGCACCCAGAAGaatttctgcttcttctttcccTGATCCACATATCATAATATAATGAGAAAACAATTCACAATCCCAATATTCTGTCTAAGGAATATATGATAAAATGAATTAGAGTGCTTACAATATACTTGGCCAACAGAAGAAAAGCCAGAAAGGTGGCTCCAATTACTATAGTTTGCCAGTTCCACTGAAAAATGTTAGATATTTATCAGCTTTAGTGTGCGGACAAACACATATCTTCAAAATAAAGTCCCCGGATTTAAGTTCTCTGTAGTCAGGGCAGTCCTACATTCGCGCAGTTAAGGAATCCGAATCCTTCGATCAAAGATGAGTCGGCTCATATATTTCATCAAGATCATATGACAGATATAAGCTTAAAATTTGAGTCGTCCGATGGCTTAGATTCCTTAACTGCATAAATTTAGGAATTTCCTAACGGCAGGTACAGTAGATATAGAAATGAGAAAGCATACTCCATGATGGGCTGTTGAGAATACTGAATTCATCACAGAGATGATATCAGTTTTCTTTGTGAACTTTTGAATCCCAAGGAAACCTTTAAGCTGTTGAAGTGCAATGGTGATGGCAGCTCCCCCCATAAAACCGACAATTGCAGCATGAGATAGGAAATCAATCAAAAATCCTAACCTGATAAAAAGATCCACCCAACCAGAATGTCATCATATTGTATAAACAATGAAGCATTACATTGGAATTTGGTAGCACGAGTGCAGGGCAATGCATAAACACTACTATCAGCTATGAAGATTCAAATGCAAACTCCCCTAGAATCAAAGTGTCATTCATACCTACAAACCCCAAGTATTGCTTGAGTGATTCCAGCAAAAAATGTGGCAGTAAAAGCGAGTCGTCTATAGTCTTCTGGATTCGCAACGGGATCAATCTCATTCTGAAGTAAAGTCCCCAACAAGAGAGAAACCACTGCCACCGGTCCTATTGCAATGTCACGAGAACTACCCATGAGAGAGTAAATCAGTGGTGGAACAAGGCTGGAATCtgtaaaaggaagaagaaaatgcaaCAAAATCTCAGTCCAACATCTAAAGAAAGCATATGAGCAACTTAACCTGTTCTTCAGAGACAAGAGTCTTACACAATCCGTACTGTGGAGCCAAATTCGCAAGCTTTGCATATCCAATATCCTGTTTTTACAAGCCAGATATTAAAATCTATGTAATAAGAAGTATAGTTCTTTACTCACAGTAATCTTCAAGATCTCAAAatcaacatttcaaagcaaaTTTACCTGAGGAATGCAGAGACTTGCAATAGTTAGACCAGCAATGAGATCCCCTCTAAATTTTTTGAGGGTGTAAGTTCTCCCCCAACTAAGTATAGGGAATATGGCTTCAATGCCGAGGATACACTTCCGCGACTTCGACTGATCCTTGAAGGACCGTAGAGGATCGTCTGAGAAGAATGTTTCTTTCACAGTGGATTGGAATTCCTTGAAGAGGTTTTGTCTTGGAGGAATTCCAACCTTGTGCACGTACGGTTCCTGGCCATGTGAAGATGACAAACTTCTCGCGTCCATCTCTTTTGTTTCAAGATTCTCATCACCTGGATGTCCCATTGAGGACATCAACAATGACTTTTACTGTAATACATTGAAAAATGTTATGTCCATGAACAAGTGGTGGAAATAGTTTAACTGCAGTACTATTTCACAAGAACAATATGGTATATTTACATTGCACTGAAAGCAACCCTACAAATATGGATTCCTGCAGTTAAGGAAATCATAAATTCACAGTCAAGGAATGTGAACTGTTTGATTAAAATTGGATGACTCAAATTCTGAGCTTATCTGAGCCGTCTGATCTTGATGAAATATATGAGCCGTCCAATCTTAATCAAACAACTCAAATTACTTGAATGCATTAAGTTATTATTATCTTTACTGCAGAGAACCTAAATCCCGCTCCAATGCAGTTCTATGCTTAAAGAGTTTAACAATCAAGCATATAATGCTGCTTACAGCTCTTGTGTACAACCAAAAATGTTAAGAAAATCAGGTACCAATTCACGTCTATGGGATTTGAGATGTAGACTAATAATAACATGAGATATTTTACTAAAAGAGCAATAATTCAGAAACATTTAAACTAACCTGAATGAAAAGTAGGGAACACTGACAGAAAGGTGAAGTTCACTTTGTTAAAGCAATAAAACACTTGTCTTCTTGAGAAAAAGATTGCTGTGAAGCTACTTAGGATTATGTAACTTCAGGTCAAAAGATGGTGCCAAG
This is a stretch of genomic DNA from Lotus japonicus ecotype B-129 chromosome 1, LjGifu_v1.2. It encodes these proteins:
- the LOC130734260 gene encoding sulfate transporter 1.3 — its product is MSSMGHPGDENLETKEMDARSLSSSHGQEPYVHKVGIPPRQNLFKEFQSTVKETFFSDDPLRSFKDQSKSRKCILGIEAIFPILSWGRTYTLKKFRGDLIAGLTIASLCIPQDIGYAKLANLAPQYGLYSSLVPPLIYSLMGSSRDIAIGPVAVVSLLLGTLLQNEIDPVANPEDYRRLAFTATFFAGITQAILGVCRLGFLIDFLSHAAIVGFMGGAAITIALQQLKGFLGIQKFTKKTDIISVMNSVFSTAHHGWNWQTIVIGATFLAFLLLAKYIGKKKQKFFWVPAIAPLISVVLSTFFVYITHADKHGVAIVKHIEKGLNPSSVKEIFWSGVYLGKGVRIGIVAGMIALTEATAIGRTFASMKDYQLDGNKEMVALGAMNVVGSMTSCYVATGSFSRSAVNYMSGCQTAVSNIVMSFVVFLTLLFITPLFKYTPNAILASIIISAVINLVDYKAAILIWKVDKFDFVACVGAFFGVVFASVEIGLLIAVSISFAKILLQVTRPRTAILGKIPRTTVYRNIQQYPEATSVPGVLIIRVDSAIYFSNSNYVRERILRWLMDEEEHVKGDYQTRIQFLIVEMSPVTDIDTSGIHALEELFRSLQKREVQLVLANPGPLVIGKLHTSNFANLLGEDKIFLTVAEAVAYCSPKLAEDP